A single region of the Brassica rapa cultivar Chiifu-401-42 chromosome A03, CAAS_Brap_v3.01, whole genome shotgun sequence genome encodes:
- the LOC103855689 gene encoding protein trichome birefringence, with product MASDAVKYMPIHGATTTTAAAAAEIRSFISAVKPKKTSTFAYAFVITFVSFTLFFAFSPSPNSSSPWFSNIFSSSSFSSSTTTTAAAPSSSKTASVSSIFSYIIPNVTSTNPTNRSSDAASNTTVPVSVNSTSPSLSSSSVVKNSTLQAPPPENRTPVAKNSTFESPVVNRTEPVAKTNTSQPLLPTGSSNLSRTADKAPSPAKSPPVSVDLTSNSTSSAPSKPGEQTGSVSLLEQEIEKWSESLKDCEFFDGGWIMDDTYPLYKPGSCNIIDEQFNCISNGRPDKDFQKLKWKPKKCSLPRLNGGIMLEMLRGRRLVFVGDSLNRNMWESLVCMLKGSVKDESKVYEASGRHHFRGEAEYSFVFQDYNCTVEFFVSPFLVQENEIVDKKGTKKETLRLDLVGKSSEQYKGADIIVFNTGHWWTHEKTSKGEDYYQEGSNVYHELAVLEAFRKALTTWGRWVEKNVNPDKSLVFFRGYSASHFSGGQWNSGGACDSETEPIKNETYLTPYPDKMKVLERVLKGMRTPVTYLNITRLTDYRKDGHPSVYRKQSLSDKEKKTPLLYQDCSHWCLPGVPDSWNEILYAELLVKLNQLGQTRRNP from the exons ATGGCGTCGGACGCCGTCAAATATATGCCGATTCACGgcgcaacaacaacaaccgccGCCGCCGCAGCAGAAATAAGAAGCTTCATCTCCGCCGTGAAACCGAAAAAAACATCAACTTTCGCTTACGCGTTTGTAATCACCTTCGTCTCTTTCACTCTCTTCTTCGCCTTTAGTCCTTCTCCGAACTCATCTTCTCCTTGGTTCTCCAacatcttctcttcttcctccttctcctcctccaccaccaccaccgccgccgCTCCTTCTTCATCGAAAACAGCTTCCGTCTCTTCGATCTTCTCCTACATAATCCCCAATGTCACTTCAACTAACCCCACCAATAGATCTAGCGACGCCGCGTCTAACACCACCGTCCCCGTCTCCGTTAACTCCACTTCTCCTTCCCTAAGTTCGAGTTCCGTCGTCAAAAACAGTACGTTGCAAGCACCGCCGCCGGAGAATCGAACTCCGGTTGCTAAAAACTCAACCTTTGAATCTCCTGTCGTAAACCGGACCGAACCGGTTGCGAAAACCAACACTTCGCAACCTCTGCTTCCGACAGGATCGAGTAATCTGTCGCGGACCGCCGACAAAGCTCCGTCGCCGGCGAAATCACCACCGGTGTCGGTGGATCTGACATCCAATTCCACCTCCTCAGCTCCTTCTAAACCGGGGGAGCAAACCGGTTCTGTTTCTTTATTGGAACAAGAGATCGAGAAGTGGAGTGAGTCTCTGAAAGACTGTGAGTTCTTCGACGGTGGATGGATCATGGACGACACGTACCCGCTTTACAAACCCGGTTCGTGTAATATCATCGACGAGCAGTTCAACTGTATCTCAAACGGAAGACCCGACAAAGACTTTCAGAAGCTGAAGTGGAAACCTAAGAAATGTAGTTTACCGAG GTTAAATGGAGGTATTATGCTTGAGATGCTTAGAGGAAGAAGGCTAGTGTTCGTGGGGGATTCTCTGAATAGGAACATGTGGGAGTCTCTGGTTTGTATGCTTAAAGGATCGGTTAAAGATGAGAGTAAAGTCTATGAAGCTAGTGGTAGACATCATTTTCGTGGGGAGGCTGAGTACTCCTTCGTCTTCCAG gATTATAATTGCACGGTGGAGTTCTTTGTTTCACCGTTCTTGGTTCAAGAAAATGAGATTGTTGACAAGAAGGGAACAAAGAAGGAGACGCTAAGGCTTGATTTGGTTGGGAAGTCTTCAGAGCAGTACAAAGGAGCTGATATTATTGTCTTTAATACCGGACATTGGTGGACTCACGAGAAAACATCCAAAGG ggAGGATTATTATCAAGAAGGGAGCAATGTGTATCACGAGCTCGCTGTACTTGAAGCTTTCCGTAAAGCTTTGACCACATGGGGTCGATGGGTAGAGAAGAACGTGAACCCTGACAAGTCTCTTGTTTTCTTCCGTGGCTACTCGGCCTCGCATTTCAGCGGTGGGCAATGGAACTCTGGAGGAGCTTGCGATAGCGAGACGGAACCGATCAAGAACGAGACGTACCTTACACCGTACCCGGATAAAATGAAGGTGCTAGAGAGAGTGTTAAAGGGTATGAGAACGCCGGTCACGTATCTTAACATCACTAGATTAACGGACTACAGAAAAGATGGTCACCCGTCGGTGTACCGGAAACAGAGCTTATCGGATAAAGAGAAGAAAACGCCGTTGCTGTACCAAGACTGTAGCCACTGGTGCCTCCCTGGAGTTCCTGACTCTTGGAACGAGATCCTCTACGCTGAGCTGCTCGTCAAACTCAATCAGCTTGGCCAAACACGACGGAATCCTTAA